Proteins from a single region of Diaphorobacter limosus:
- a CDS encoding tripartite tricarboxylate transporter substrate binding protein, with translation MLKQNRLLALAEKALTAILLVASGACFAQAGYPSKPVKLVVGFAAGGPTDVVARAFADHAARALGQPFVVENKPGANTILAAQAVASAPADGYTLLFGATNHTMIPALYGTRVKFDAVKSFQPLCTVATSPTVLVVGPGMPVKSLADYMARARKEPRRTTAGTAGVGSSGHFATEMFARANGLQLNHVPYKGAAPVVTDLMGGQLDSSFATLGSVLPQLRAGKLAALAVASPKRSPLLPGVPTFAEAGGGNYSADAWYGVLAPAGLPQPIAQQLEKAAGDFAASTAAAEKLRGLGLDADSTCGLAFAQQVEREVATYMQIARDLNLKAE, from the coding sequence ATGCTGAAGCAAAATCGGCTTCTGGCGCTTGCTGAAAAAGCGCTTACAGCTATTTTATTGGTAGCATCCGGCGCCTGCTTCGCGCAGGCGGGCTACCCCTCCAAGCCCGTGAAGCTGGTGGTGGGCTTCGCCGCCGGCGGCCCCACCGACGTGGTGGCCCGCGCCTTTGCCGACCATGCAGCCCGCGCGCTGGGCCAGCCCTTCGTGGTGGAGAACAAGCCCGGCGCCAACACGATCCTGGCCGCGCAGGCCGTGGCCAGCGCGCCGGCCGACGGCTACACGCTGCTGTTCGGCGCCACCAACCACACCATGATTCCCGCGCTCTACGGCACCAGGGTGAAGTTCGACGCGGTGAAGTCCTTCCAGCCGCTGTGCACCGTCGCTACCAGCCCGACGGTGTTGGTGGTGGGGCCGGGCATGCCGGTGAAATCGCTGGCCGACTACATGGCCCGCGCGCGTAAGGAGCCCCGCCGCACCACCGCGGGCACGGCGGGCGTGGGCAGCTCGGGGCACTTCGCCACCGAGATGTTTGCCCGTGCCAACGGCCTGCAGCTGAACCACGTGCCGTACAAGGGCGCCGCGCCCGTGGTCACGGACCTGATGGGCGGCCAGCTCGACAGCTCCTTCGCCACGCTGGGCTCGGTGCTGCCGCAACTGCGAGCGGGCAAGCTCGCGGCCCTGGCCGTGGCGTCGCCCAAGCGCTCGCCGCTGCTGCCCGGCGTGCCCACCTTCGCCGAAGCGGGCGGCGGCAACTATTCGGCCGACGCCTGGTACGGCGTGCTGGCCCCGGCCGGGCTGCCCCAGCCCATCGCGCAGCAACTGGAGAAGGCGGCGGGCGACTTCGCCGCCAGCACCGCCGCCGCCGAGAAGCTGCGCGGCCTGGGGCTGGATGCCGACTCCACCTGCGGCCTGGCGTTCGCGCAGCAGGTCGAGCGCGAAGTCGCCACCTATATGCAGATCGCCAGGGATCTGAACCTGAAGGCCGAATGA
- a CDS encoding tripartite tricarboxylate transporter substrate binding protein has product MNRRNFNVLAAALAAFTAIPATAQSTWPNKPITLVVPYAPGGTADALARVLAQHLGTRLKVSVVVLNKAGASGVIGAASVAQAPADGYTVLYDATPLSINPHLQKLPFDAAKDLQPVALVGVTPMLVVVPKNSPYNTLQELIAAAAKASGNLTFCSGGQGTVQYMGAELFNQGVGIKMLHVPYRAGGLALQAILAGEVDMGFFNLPALSSHIKGGALKPLAITSAKRNPLFPNVPTISEAGVKNYEVYEWNGMFVPSTTPAEIVTRLNTAVREVLAMPEVKARFDALGSEIVGSQPDEFRKRLAAESARWAETIKAAGIKKE; this is encoded by the coding sequence ATGAACCGTCGCAATTTCAACGTGCTGGCCGCTGCGCTGGCGGCGTTCACCGCGATTCCCGCCACCGCACAATCGACCTGGCCGAACAAGCCGATCACGCTGGTGGTGCCCTACGCGCCGGGCGGAACGGCCGATGCCCTGGCCCGGGTGCTTGCCCAGCACCTGGGGACACGGCTCAAGGTGTCCGTCGTCGTTCTGAACAAGGCGGGCGCTAGCGGCGTCATCGGCGCGGCATCGGTGGCGCAGGCGCCTGCGGACGGCTACACGGTGCTGTACGACGCGACGCCGCTGTCCATCAACCCCCATCTGCAGAAGCTACCTTTCGATGCCGCCAAAGACCTGCAGCCGGTGGCGCTGGTGGGCGTGACGCCCATGCTGGTCGTGGTGCCCAAGAATTCGCCCTACAACACGCTGCAGGAGTTGATCGCGGCAGCCGCCAAGGCGTCCGGCAACCTGACCTTCTGCTCGGGCGGCCAGGGCACCGTGCAGTACATGGGCGCCGAGCTGTTCAACCAAGGCGTGGGCATCAAGATGCTGCACGTGCCGTATCGCGCTGGCGGACTGGCGCTGCAGGCGATTCTTGCGGGTGAAGTGGACATGGGTTTCTTCAACCTGCCGGCGCTCAGCAGCCACATCAAGGGCGGGGCGCTCAAGCCCCTGGCCATCACCTCGGCCAAGCGCAACCCCTTGTTCCCCAACGTTCCCACCATCAGCGAAGCCGGTGTGAAGAACTACGAGGTCTACGAGTGGAACGGCATGTTCGTGCCCAGCACCACGCCCGCTGAGATCGTGACGCGGCTCAACACCGCGGTGCGCGAAGTGCTGGCCATGCCCGAGGTCAAGGCCCGCTTCGACGCGCTGGGCTCAGAGATCGTGGGCTCGCAGCCGGATGAGTTCCGCAAGCGCCTCGCGGCGGAGTCCGCGCGGTGGGCCGAGACCATCAAGGCCGCAGGCATCAAGAAGGAGTAG
- a CDS encoding amidohydrolase family protein: MTAHTVPHSVGLNRPARPLPPLACDSHMHIFDPRFAPSPHWKRTPPDAPVAAYRRLQQRLGTQRTVVVTPSTYGTDNACTLDALDQLGDGARGVAVVAQDVGDAELDRLHARRVRGLRVNFVTPQSWGETTPQMLATLARKAARLPLWHIQVFMHPEQIVALESVLAALPVPLVIDHLGRIDPDGGPSADGYGALRRLLDGGNTWVKLSGAYMRSTAPAYADTLVLAQALVRAAPERLVWGSDWPHTTATPGTVNDADLVDLLRAWAGSDAAMDRILVDNPARLYGF, from the coding sequence ATGACTGCGCACACCGTGCCGCATTCCGTGGGCCTGAACCGGCCCGCGCGCCCGCTGCCGCCGTTGGCCTGCGACAGCCACATGCACATCTTCGATCCGCGTTTCGCACCGTCGCCGCACTGGAAGCGAACGCCGCCAGACGCGCCCGTGGCCGCCTACCGGCGGCTGCAGCAGCGACTGGGCACGCAGCGCACGGTGGTCGTCACGCCTTCTACCTACGGCACCGACAACGCCTGCACGCTCGATGCGCTGGACCAGCTGGGCGACGGCGCGCGCGGCGTGGCCGTGGTGGCGCAGGACGTGGGCGATGCCGAACTCGACCGCCTGCACGCGCGCCGCGTGCGCGGGCTGCGCGTGAACTTCGTCACGCCGCAATCCTGGGGCGAGACCACGCCGCAGATGCTGGCCACGCTGGCGCGCAAGGCCGCGCGCCTGCCGCTCTGGCACATCCAGGTCTTCATGCACCCGGAGCAGATCGTGGCCCTGGAAAGCGTGCTGGCCGCGCTGCCCGTGCCGCTGGTGATCGACCACCTGGGCCGCATCGATCCGGACGGGGGGCCGTCCGCCGACGGCTACGGCGCGCTGCGCCGGCTGCTGGACGGCGGTAACACCTGGGTCAAGCTCTCGGGCGCGTACATGCGCTCGACCGCGCCCGCATATGCGGATACGCTGGTGCTGGCTCAGGCGCTGGTGCGGGCCGCGCCCGAGCGTCTGGTGTGGGGCAGCGACTGGCCGCACACCACCGCGACGCCGGGCACGGTGAACGATGCCGACCTGGTGGACCTGCTGCGGGCCTGGGCCGGGTCGGACGCGGCCATGGACCGCATCCTCGTGGACAACCCGGCGCGGCTCTACGGCTTTTGA
- a CDS encoding tripartite tricarboxylate transporter substrate binding protein, with the protein MNRMNFPLCAALALACAAAGVQAQTAYPDKPVKIVVPYPPGGAVDQVTRRIAQKLTEQTGQSFFVENKAGATGTIGATQVARAPGDGYTLMANDTTYSILPQVFKKLPWDYAHDLVPVAGFNFAPTTVVVAANSPFKTLGDMVAYSQAHTGKLNYGTGGAGTMPHFATVALEGVSGLRATHVPFKGAGEATLALLSGTIDFQIASTPGVMGQVRGGKVRLLAVSGEQRLKALPDVPTFAQAGAPDYKVVNFTGLWAPKGTPEAVLETLRKNIAKAMASADVQSFANDLGAVPGVVSGQAFADRLKSDAQLWEAVAAKVGIDKQ; encoded by the coding sequence ATGAACCGTATGAACTTCCCTCTGTGCGCCGCCCTGGCGCTGGCCTGCGCCGCCGCTGGCGTGCAGGCGCAAACGGCCTACCCGGACAAGCCCGTCAAGATCGTCGTGCCCTACCCACCCGGCGGCGCCGTGGACCAGGTGACGCGCCGCATCGCGCAAAAGCTGACCGAGCAGACCGGCCAGAGTTTCTTCGTCGAGAACAAGGCCGGCGCCACCGGCACCATTGGCGCCACGCAGGTGGCGCGCGCGCCCGGCGACGGCTACACGCTGATGGCGAACGACACCACGTACTCCATCCTGCCGCAGGTCTTCAAGAAGCTGCCGTGGGATTACGCGCACGACCTGGTGCCCGTGGCCGGCTTCAACTTCGCGCCCACGACAGTGGTGGTGGCCGCCAACTCGCCGTTCAAGACGCTGGGCGACATGGTGGCGTATTCGCAGGCCCACACAGGCAAGCTGAACTACGGCACCGGCGGCGCGGGCACCATGCCGCACTTCGCCACCGTGGCGCTGGAAGGCGTCAGCGGCCTGAGGGCCACCCATGTGCCGTTCAAGGGCGCGGGCGAGGCCACGCTGGCGCTGCTGAGCGGCACCATCGACTTCCAGATCGCCTCCACCCCCGGCGTCATGGGCCAGGTGCGCGGCGGCAAGGTGCGCCTGCTGGCGGTGAGCGGCGAGCAGCGCCTGAAGGCGCTGCCCGACGTGCCCACCTTCGCGCAGGCGGGTGCGCCCGACTACAAGGTCGTCAACTTTACTGGCCTGTGGGCGCCCAAGGGCACGCCCGAGGCGGTGCTGGAGACGCTGCGCAAGAACATCGCCAAGGCCATGGCCAGCGCCGACGTGCAGTCGTTCGCCAACGACCTGGGCGCGGTGCCCGGCGTGGTGAGCGGCCAGGCGTTCGCCGACAGGCTCAAGAGCGATGCTCAGCTGTGGGAGGCCGTGGCGGCCAAGGTCGGCATCGACAAGCAATGA
- a CDS encoding acyl-CoA dehydrogenase family protein, with the protein MNFSLPPELRALRDKTRQFVAEQVIPLENDERQSHHGPSEALRNELVARGRAAGLLTPHASPEMGGLGLSHVEKAVVFEEAGYSWLGPTALNIHAPDEGNIHLMEAVATPVQKERWLRPQVAGATRSCFAMTEPAPGAGADPSMLATTARRDGDDYVINGRKWFITGAEGAHYAIIMARMEDGSATMFLSDMDRPGITLERNMDAMDSCFAGGHGVLRFDDLRVPATDVLGEVGQGFRYAQVRLAPARLTHCMRWLGQARRAHDQALAYARRRQAFGRPLAEHEGVGFMLADNDMDLHTARLHIWHTAWLLDQGEKCNFESSRAKVVCSEAEWRVVDRSVQILGGQGVTGETPVMRIFTDMRAFRIYDGPSEVHRWSMARKLVHMAERAEAELLREGGL; encoded by the coding sequence ATGAATTTCTCTTTGCCCCCCGAACTGCGCGCATTGCGCGACAAAACCAGACAATTCGTCGCCGAACAGGTGATTCCGCTGGAAAACGACGAGCGCCAGTCGCACCACGGCCCCAGCGAGGCGCTGCGCAACGAGCTGGTGGCGCGCGGCAGGGCGGCGGGGCTGCTCACGCCGCACGCGTCGCCCGAGATGGGCGGCCTGGGCCTGAGCCATGTGGAAAAGGCCGTAGTGTTCGAGGAGGCCGGCTACTCCTGGCTCGGCCCGACGGCGCTCAACATCCACGCACCCGACGAGGGCAACATCCATTTGATGGAGGCGGTGGCGACGCCCGTGCAAAAAGAGCGCTGGCTGCGCCCGCAGGTGGCAGGCGCGACACGCTCCTGCTTTGCCATGACCGAGCCCGCGCCCGGCGCCGGGGCTGATCCGTCGATGCTGGCGACCACGGCACGGCGCGACGGCGACGACTACGTCATCAACGGCCGCAAGTGGTTCATCACCGGCGCCGAGGGCGCGCACTACGCCATCATCATGGCGCGCATGGAGGACGGCTCGGCGACCATGTTTTTGTCCGACATGGACCGGCCCGGCATCACCCTGGAGCGCAACATGGACGCCATGGACAGCTGCTTTGCCGGCGGCCACGGCGTGCTGCGCTTTGACGATCTGCGTGTGCCGGCAACGGATGTGCTGGGCGAGGTCGGCCAGGGCTTTCGCTACGCCCAGGTGCGCCTGGCCCCCGCGCGCCTGACGCACTGCATGCGCTGGCTGGGCCAGGCCCGGCGTGCGCACGACCAGGCCCTGGCCTACGCGCGCCGGCGCCAGGCCTTCGGCCGGCCGCTGGCCGAGCACGAGGGGGTGGGCTTCATGCTGGCCGACAACGACATGGATCTGCACACCGCGCGCCTGCATATCTGGCACACGGCCTGGCTGCTGGATCAGGGCGAGAAATGCAACTTTGAATCCAGCCGCGCCAAGGTCGTGTGCTCCGAGGCCGAGTGGCGCGTGGTGGACCGCAGCGTGCAGATCCTGGGCGGCCAGGGCGTGACCGGCGAGACGCCGGTGATGCGCATCTTTACCGACATGCGCGCCTTTCGCATCTACGACGGCCCGAGCGAGGTGCACCGCTGGAGCATGGCCCGCAAGCTGGTGCACATGGCCGAGCGCGCCGAGGCCGAGCTGCTGCGCGAGGGTGGGTTGTGA
- a CDS encoding SMP-30/gluconolactonase/LRE family protein, with translation MFLLQSPQVCELEPFTSMPEPLRRRERSDWADANRGGVVTDSFLEGPVWGDDGNLYVTDIPWGRVFRIDPQGAWTLAAEYDGEPNGMKFLDAGTLLITDYKNGLMRLDLASGQVSPFLERRNSERFKGVNDLVFDSQGNLYFTDQGQTGLHDPSGRLYRLRTNGQLDLLLTNVPSPNGVALSPDERVLYLAVTRGNCVWRVPLLPDGSVAKVGQFFTSYGPSGPDGLAVDAEGRLLVANPGLGYVWVLNDRAEPVQVMRGLPGSSITNLAFGGADRDQIYVTDSTHGRILRATLGVPGLPLHRAARH, from the coding sequence ATGTTTCTGCTGCAATCCCCCCAGGTGTGTGAATTGGAGCCGTTCACCTCCATGCCCGAGCCGCTGCGCCGCCGCGAGCGCAGCGACTGGGCCGATGCCAACCGCGGCGGCGTGGTGACGGACTCCTTCCTCGAAGGCCCGGTGTGGGGCGATGACGGCAACCTCTACGTGACCGACATCCCCTGGGGCCGCGTTTTCCGCATCGACCCGCAGGGCGCCTGGACGCTGGCGGCCGAATACGACGGCGAGCCCAACGGCATGAAGTTCCTCGATGCCGGCACGCTGCTCATCACCGACTACAAGAACGGCCTGATGCGCCTGGATCTGGCCAGCGGCCAGGTCAGCCCTTTTCTGGAGCGGCGCAACAGCGAACGCTTCAAGGGCGTGAACGACCTGGTGTTCGACAGCCAGGGCAACCTGTACTTCACCGACCAGGGGCAGACCGGGCTGCACGACCCCAGCGGGCGCCTGTACCGCCTGCGCACCAACGGCCAGCTCGACCTGTTGCTCACCAACGTGCCCAGTCCCAATGGCGTGGCGCTGTCGCCCGACGAGCGCGTGCTGTACCTGGCCGTGACGCGCGGCAACTGCGTATGGCGCGTGCCGCTGCTGCCCGACGGCAGCGTGGCCAAGGTGGGCCAGTTCTTCACCTCCTACGGCCCCAGCGGCCCCGACGGCCTGGCCGTGGACGCCGAGGGCCGCCTGCTCGTCGCCAATCCGGGCCTGGGCTATGTCTGGGTGCTCAACGACCGCGCGGAGCCGGTGCAGGTGATGCGCGGTCTGCCGGGCAGCTCCATCACCAACCTGGCCTTCGGCGGCGCGGACCGGGATCAGATCTACGTGACCGACTCCACGCATGGGCGCATCCTGCGCGCCACGCTGGGGGTGCCTGGCTTGCCCTTGCACCGGGCGGCGCGTCACTGA
- a CDS encoding zf-TFIIB domain-containing protein: MKCPQCNDVTLVMAERQGVEIDYCTQCRGVWLDRGELDKLIERSAHASPAAAPQPAYQRPTHRPDFEDSDFRHHGSHGQQRKHKSWLSEIFD, translated from the coding sequence ATGAAATGCCCCCAGTGCAACGACGTCACCCTGGTCATGGCCGAGCGCCAGGGCGTGGAGATCGACTACTGCACGCAATGCCGTGGCGTCTGGCTGGACCGTGGCGAGCTGGACAAGCTGATCGAGCGCAGCGCCCACGCCAGCCCGGCAGCGGCGCCGCAGCCAGCCTACCAGCGCCCCACGCACCGGCCCGACTTCGAGGACTCGGACTTTCGCCACCACGGCTCGCACGGCCAGCAGCGCAAGCACAAGTCCTGGCTCAGCGAGATCTTCGATTAA
- a CDS encoding Bax inhibitor-1/YccA family protein, translating into MNRPLALSTPSASTGWGASIARHRVLRNTYALLSMTLLFSAAIAGLAVALQAPPAGLVITLVGYFGLLFLVHKLQHSGWAIPVVFALTGFMGYTLGPVLAKHLALPGGAQTIALALGATGATFLALSAWVLASRRDFSFMGGFLFAGMVIALLAGLGAVFLQLPALSLAVSAMVALLSAGMILFETSRIVNGGETNYVLATVGLFVSLFNLFTSLLSLFGFGSND; encoded by the coding sequence ATGAACCGACCTCTTGCTCTCTCAACACCCAGCGCCAGCACCGGCTGGGGCGCCAGCATTGCCCGGCACCGGGTGCTGCGCAACACCTATGCCCTGCTGTCCATGACGCTGCTGTTCAGCGCGGCCATTGCGGGGCTGGCGGTGGCGCTGCAGGCGCCGCCGGCCGGCCTGGTCATCACCCTGGTCGGCTACTTTGGCCTGCTGTTTCTCGTGCACAAGCTGCAGCACAGCGGCTGGGCGATTCCCGTGGTGTTCGCCCTGACGGGCTTCATGGGCTACACCCTGGGCCCGGTGCTGGCCAAACATCTGGCGCTGCCCGGCGGCGCGCAGACGATTGCGCTGGCCCTGGGCGCGACGGGCGCGACCTTTCTGGCCCTGTCGGCCTGGGTGCTGGCCTCGCGGCGCGACTTCAGCTTCATGGGCGGCTTTCTCTTCGCCGGCATGGTGATTGCCCTGCTGGCCGGCCTGGGCGCCGTGTTTCTGCAGCTGCCGGCGCTGTCGCTGGCCGTCTCGGCCATGGTGGCACTGCTGTCGGCCGGCATGATTTTGTTCGAGACCAGCCGCATCGTGAACGGCGGCGAGACCAACTACGTGCTGGCCACGGTGGGCCTGTTCGTGTCGCTGTTCAACCTGTTCACCAGCCTGCTGAGCCTGTTCGGCTTTGGCAGCAACGACTGA
- a CDS encoding LysR family transcriptional regulator: MSLAFNYRHLYYFWVVAKEGGMSRAATRLDMAIQTVSAQVRELERDLGCQLLKPAGRGLALTEAGVVALQQAEQIFQLGESLPELVRGAAQVQAVRLTVGIADGLPKLVVQRLLQPVLATPGLRLVCHEGEMADLLADLALHRMDVVLSDHPAPFNPHLKVHNHPLGASAMGWYAAPYWWEQAQDGFPASLNRVPVLLPTTHSTVRRPLDQWLIQHRLRPRVVGEFEDSALLETFGGSGLGVFPAALSVQDDLLQRHQARLLGPCEGVEDHYYAISTERRVKHPVVQQLLARG; the protein is encoded by the coding sequence ATGAGCCTGGCCTTCAACTACCGCCATCTGTACTACTTCTGGGTGGTCGCCAAGGAGGGCGGCATGTCGCGCGCCGCCACGCGCCTGGACATGGCCATCCAGACGGTGAGCGCCCAGGTGCGCGAGTTGGAGCGTGATCTGGGCTGCCAGCTGCTCAAGCCCGCCGGCCGTGGCCTGGCACTGACCGAGGCCGGGGTGGTGGCGCTGCAGCAGGCCGAGCAGATCTTCCAGCTCGGTGAATCGCTGCCGGAGCTGGTGCGCGGCGCAGCCCAGGTGCAGGCCGTGCGCCTGACGGTGGGGATTGCCGACGGCCTGCCCAAGCTGGTGGTGCAGCGCCTGCTGCAGCCGGTGCTGGCCACGCCCGGCCTGCGGCTGGTGTGTCACGAGGGCGAGATGGCGGACCTGCTGGCCGACCTGGCGCTGCACCGGATGGACGTGGTGCTGTCCGACCACCCGGCGCCCTTCAACCCGCACCTGAAGGTGCACAACCACCCCCTGGGTGCATCGGCCATGGGCTGGTACGCGGCGCCGTACTGGTGGGAGCAGGCGCAGGACGGGTTTCCGGCCTCGCTCAACCGGGTGCCGGTGCTGCTGCCCACCACCCATTCCACGGTGCGCCGCCCGCTCGACCAGTGGCTGATCCAGCACCGGCTGCGCCCGCGCGTGGTCGGCGAGTTTGAAGACAGCGCCCTGCTGGAGACCTTTGGCGGCAGCGGCCTGGGGGTGTTCCCGGCCGCGCTGTCGGTGCAGGACGATTTGCTGCAGCGCCACCAGGCCCGGCTGCTCGGCCCCTGCGAGGGGGTGGAAGACCACTACTACGCCATCAGCACCGAGCGCCGCGTCAAGCACCCGGTGGTGCAGCAGCTGCTGGCCCGGGGCTGA
- a CDS encoding NAD(P)-dependent oxidoreductase: MSRAAILVTAADLAPQALALLVDYDIVYAGKTPTEDEVVALCRRHNPVAIIVRYSKVGAAAMDAAPSLKVISKHGSGTDTIDKAAAQARGIEVVAAVGANAAAVAEQALALLLACAKSVPQLNERMHAGHWDKATHKSVELGGRTIGLVGLGAIGLRFAKMADALGMRVLGFDPFAKNLPDFVQAADLETIWRESDAISLHCPLTDDNRDLLDADTLARCKKGVIVVNTARGGLIDEAALLAAVHSGQVRMAGLDSFAVEPMAAGHPFQHQSGFILSPHIGGVTSDAYVNMGLGAARNALAVLNRTATA, translated from the coding sequence GTGAGCCGCGCCGCCATCCTCGTCACGGCGGCCGACCTCGCCCCGCAGGCGCTGGCGCTGCTCGTCGATTACGACATCGTCTATGCCGGCAAGACGCCCACGGAGGACGAAGTAGTCGCCCTGTGCCGCCGGCACAACCCCGTGGCCATCATCGTGCGCTACAGCAAGGTGGGCGCGGCGGCCATGGACGCGGCGCCGTCGCTCAAGGTGATCTCCAAGCATGGCAGCGGCACCGACACCATCGACAAGGCAGCGGCCCAGGCGCGCGGCATCGAGGTGGTGGCCGCCGTGGGCGCCAACGCCGCCGCCGTGGCCGAGCAGGCGCTGGCGCTGCTGCTGGCCTGCGCCAAATCGGTGCCGCAGCTCAACGAACGCATGCACGCCGGCCACTGGGACAAGGCCACGCACAAGAGCGTGGAACTCGGCGGCCGCACCATCGGCCTCGTCGGCCTGGGCGCCATCGGCCTGCGCTTCGCGAAGATGGCCGACGCCTTGGGCATGCGCGTGCTCGGCTTCGACCCGTTCGCCAAGAACCTGCCGGACTTCGTGCAGGCCGCCGACCTGGAAACCATCTGGCGCGAGAGCGACGCGATTTCGCTGCACTGCCCGTTGACCGATGACAACCGTGACCTGCTGGACGCCGACACGCTGGCGCGCTGCAAAAAGGGCGTGATCGTGGTGAACACCGCGCGCGGCGGCCTGATCGACGAGGCAGCACTGCTTGCCGCCGTGCACAGCGGCCAGGTGCGCATGGCCGGGCTGGACAGTTTCGCCGTCGAGCCCATGGCCGCAGGCCACCCGTTCCAGCACCAGAGCGGCTTCATCCTGAGCCCGCACATCGGTGGCGTGACCAGCGACGCCTACGTGAACATGGGCCTGGGTGCGGCGCGCAATGCGCTGGCGGTGCTGAACCGCACGGCCACGGCCTGA
- a CDS encoding ABC transporter substrate-binding protein — MNASFRSTATVIALTAAALAAPSLAHAKRLGGGKPMQRSSLAKTAPAPAAPVAPKASPAPTAPATPAAAAPAAPAAAPTARGPGLMGTMGAAAVGAVAGTMAGNALAGALPSDKDAKAKEAEAQAQAAEKEAQELQRKADEAKAKAEAARAAAK, encoded by the coding sequence ATGAACGCTTCTTTTCGCTCCACCGCTACCGTGATCGCCCTGACCGCAGCCGCCCTGGCCGCCCCCTCGCTGGCCCATGCCAAGCGCCTGGGCGGCGGCAAGCCGATGCAGCGCAGCAGCCTGGCCAAGACCGCACCCGCCCCGGCGGCGCCGGTTGCCCCCAAGGCCAGCCCGGCGCCCACGGCACCCGCAACCCCGGCAGCAGCAGCACCCGCAGCGCCAGCTGCCGCCCCGACCGCCCGCGGCCCCGGCCTGATGGGCACCATGGGCGCGGCCGCCGTGGGCGCCGTGGCCGGCACCATGGCCGGCAATGCGCTGGCCGGCGCCCTGCCTTCGGACAAGGACGCCAAGGCCAAGGAGGCCGAAGCCCAGGCACAGGCGGCAGAGAAGGAGGCCCAGGAGCTGCAGCGCAAGGCCGATGAAGCCAAAGCAAAGGCCGAAGCGGCCCGTGCGGCCGCCAAATAA
- a CDS encoding RraA family protein, producing MNQLPEVIRTIERVSPDVVQQAATFQAAILADVAGRRGTMHARVAPVHERMRLAGPAFTVEVRPGDNLMIHAAIALAQPGDILVIDGKGDQTAALMGTLMLSACKKRGLAGVIVDGCIRDKLELLELDFPVFSAGFNPAGPTKFVPGRVNHPIACGGAMVHPGDLVVGDADGVVVIERAKAPAMLALAVKKVADEAARIESIARGDTAAKWLPAALRAAGVLKEGETL from the coding sequence ATGAACCAACTCCCCGAAGTGATCCGCACCATCGAGCGCGTCAGCCCCGACGTCGTGCAACAGGCCGCCACCTTCCAGGCCGCCATCCTCGCCGACGTGGCGGGCCGCCGCGGCACCATGCACGCCCGCGTGGCGCCGGTGCATGAACGCATGCGGCTCGCCGGCCCGGCCTTCACCGTCGAGGTGCGCCCCGGCGACAACCTGATGATCCACGCTGCCATCGCGCTGGCGCAGCCGGGCGACATCCTGGTGATCGACGGCAAGGGCGACCAGACGGCGGCCCTCATGGGCACGCTGATGCTCAGCGCCTGCAAGAAGCGCGGCCTGGCGGGCGTGATCGTGGACGGCTGCATCCGCGACAAGCTGGAACTGCTGGAGCTGGACTTCCCCGTCTTCAGCGCCGGCTTCAACCCGGCGGGGCCGACCAAGTTCGTGCCCGGCCGCGTGAACCACCCCATCGCCTGCGGCGGTGCCATGGTGCACCCCGGCGACCTGGTGGTGGGCGATGCCGATGGCGTAGTGGTGATCGAACGCGCCAAGGCGCCCGCCATGCTGGCCCTGGCCGTGAAGAAGGTGGCCGACGAGGCCGCGCGCATCGAATCAATAGCCCGCGGCGACACGGCTGCCAAGTGGCTGCCCGCCGCGCTGCGCGCCGCCGGCGTGCTGAAAGAAGGAGAAACGCTGTGA